The following proteins are encoded in a genomic region of Papaver somniferum cultivar HN1 unplaced genomic scaffold, ASM357369v1 unplaced-scaffold_10, whole genome shotgun sequence:
- the LOC113326205 gene encoding uncharacterized protein LOC113326205 — protein MVGKALVTIVAGATNSRSVKSVRSVSNNFEYVDNQFKAVWIANKDGLHNAYELSEDKVFSPVWNQKLDILYVCVGPSSHAKERVDIVAIMGASRVNHTRSIKSLTDRHNNAFPSSNPDGDKLVYRSTGKDGYKNLYIMDNAKEGSLGAEGVEPRSLTEGKWTDTHCQWSPNGEWIVFSSTRDKPDSGAPESDQGLDPGYFAVYLVKMFW, from the exons ATGGTGGGAAAAGCATTGGTTACCATCGTTGCAGGAGCGACAAACTCACG GTCTGTTAAGAGTGTCAGGAGTGTTTCCAACAATTTCGAATATGTTGACAATCAGTTCAAGGCTGTATGGATCGCTAACAAGGATGGATTACATAATGCTTACGAG TTGTCCGAAGACAAAGTTTTCTCTCCCGTATGGAACCAAAAACTGGACATATTGTATGTATGTGTCGGACCTTCTTCTCACGCGAAGGAGCGTGTGGATATTGTAGCTATCATGGGAGCATCAAGGGTCAACCATACCCGCAGCATAAAGAGCCTCACAGATAGGCACAACAATGCCTTCCCATCCAGCAATCCAGATG GGGACAAATTAGTTTACCGATCAACAGGGAAAGACGGATATAAGAATTTATATATAATGGACAATGCCAAAGAAGGGTCGCTCGGGGCCGAGGGAGTGGAACCAAGAAGCCTAACAGAAGGGAAATGGACTGATACACATTGCCAGTGGTCGCCCAATGGAGAGTGGATTGTATTTTCGTCAACCCGTGACAAGCCTGACTCCGGTGCACCAGAATCAGACCAGGGTCTTGACCCGGGATACTTTGCGGTGTATCTAGTGAAGATGTTTTGGTAA